The genomic stretch GTAGTTTAGAatacaaatgaattaaaatgagatGGGCTACTGTTAATGGACCACTAATTAAAATTATGGAGGAATATAAAACGtaaccctagccgcctggctgttgggttgAGATAACCATACATTAGTACCATTAACTCCAGCAGACAATAGTTAATGgaaaattgcaaaaaaaaattaaacGGTCATTTAATTTTTTAAAGAGATTTTAAATGctcttaaaataaataaaaagaaaatgaactGGGAACATGAAACAAATCCAAAGGATCCGTTCGTCTTCCTCACGAAGACAAACCTCTTCCTCTCTCAATCTCTCCTAAAGCAAACACCTTTCCAACTCTTAATCTCTCGTCGTCTCTCAATCGCTCATCTCCTCAAACTTTTGCACCTACCTCACAATACCCTACTCTCACCCTAAAATGCACAAATCCATGGCTCTCAAAGAAAATCAAATAATAATGCTCACCTTCGGCGGTGGTTTCCAAGAACTCCCACGACAGCTTTTCGGTGGAGAATGTTGGTTTTTCGCTACAGCTCCCTCTTCTCTTCTGGATTTTTCGCCGTCTCCAAGATTAGGTTTTTTCGTTTGGAAAAGTTTAGGGTTTCTTTCGCCTCCAAGATTTAGGGTTTTCGTCGTGGTTTTTGCCTCTCCCTACAGTATTCGCTTTGCTCCTTTTTATACTCAACAACTTAGGGTTCTGAGCTAGCTTATGGAGATCCAAAAGGGCATCTCCTGGAAGTACTTTAAGGCGCTCAGATTTTGGTCTGCCTTATTTGACGTTAATTCGGAAACGGTAATACAAACCTACACTTTCTTCTTCTAACTTTGTCTCAATTCCGTTTTGGGCTGTTTGTTAACTTTTACCGTCTTACCGAGTTGATGTattttttactgcagtgaatttcCGCTACACATTTGAAAAAAAATGGAAGGTGTGTTGCTGAACTAATGGAATGGGATCGTGTTtgatttgttgttgttgatacttGCAGCTTAACGTTTCAGATGAAGATATTAATCCATACTTTCCAAAATGCTGAAAGGCAACATAATATTACCATTGATGGAGTAGGAATCTCTTATCTTTACGTTGTAACAAAAATTGTTTCAAGTGAATTTCTTCATTGGTAGCAGCGACCACTCCATTGGGACAAAAGCTTGTAAAGTTAATTGCGTAGGTTAGAGtcaaatcctaacatcattgtTGACTTGTTGTAAAAAGGTTCATACTTTCTGGTTCATTTATTCATTTGTGGAGTAAGCAGTTTGGATTTGGGGAATAGTTCTTTAGCTCATTTGTTTTTATCGATCCTTTTTGCTATTGCAGATTGAACGTGATGCTGGTCGTTTGATTGATTGTAGAGCTAGGATGAAATTCAGTCCTTTAGGGGCTTGTGCACTGGCCGGTACAGGGCTCCCCATTGACCGGTTCATGACATCAGATGCATTGGGATTTACAGCTCCGATGAGGAATAGGTATCTTACTTTTTACTTGCTTGAAATCAATCCATTTAGTTGTACTTGACATATGATTAATGTTAACTATGTGAATGTTCAAATGCAACCTTTTTACCTAAATAACTGACTATATTGTTATATTGAATAGTATTGATGCAGTTTCTGACCGAGATTTTCTACTGGAGTTTCTTTCTGCTAATGCCATCACAGCAGTGCATCTTTCTCGATTGGGTGAAGAATGGGTATTGTGGGCTTCAGAAGAATTTGGATTTATCACTCCAAGCGACTCTGTTTCAACAGGAAGCAGCATAATGCCTCAGAAAAAGAATCCAGACCCAATGGAACTTGTTCGTGGTAAGTCTGGCAGAGTCATAGGGGGTTTGGTCACTCTTCTAACAGCGTGCAAAGGACTTCCACATGCTTACAATCGCGATTTGCAGGTAGTTAGATAATCAAAGTATATTTTATGGCTGTGCATGTTTTATGTTATGTTATTGCATTCGTTTGTTTTGTCTAAGCACTATTTATTTGAGATTCATTAAAGAAAGTTGCTTTCTGTTGTAAGTAGGAAGACGAAGAACCAGTGTTTGACAGTGTTAGAGCTATTTTGGGAATGCTTGAAGTCTCAGCAGAATTTGCAATGAACATTACTTTCAATCGGGAAAGAATACAAAAGTCTTTACCTGCTGGTTTTCCTGGTGCAACAACACTTGCTGACTATCTTGTTAAGAAGGTAAGCCACATTAATTTAGCCTTCTCTCAATAAGCATCCCATCTCGAACTTCGTCCCATAGAGTAACTTTTGGTGCTTGAGCGTTGTTGTTGACTGCCTGTGATATTGTTGGATTGAATTTGGAAGAATTCTGCTAGTAGCTTTTATGCAGATACACACCTGTTATGGATGTATAGGCTGCAATATGATGGTTATGACATGAATTTGATCTTAATCAAAATGCACACTTGATATGAAGTGAGGCTGCTAGGTGAATGTTAACTGATTTGACCATGCTGTTAATGCCTGCCTGTAGGTTACTTGGATCACCAATTCAGTAGCATAGCTTAGATTATCAGTTTAGTGTAGACATTAGCATAATTTTGCTTGGTTTGTTTGCTGCTGCTATGCTATGTACAACATGCATGTTTTTCTGTTATGAAAATTTTGCAGGTTAAGGTTGGTTTAAGATGGTCGCACGTGAAGGACGTGTTTGGTGGTTTGAAAATGAACGGTTATTGCAGGATGATATCGCGCCACATTGAGTTTTAACCGGGGTCTCTAAGCACCATGGTTAGTTCAGAAATTTAACCGTTTTGAAATGGTTTCGGTGGGTGTGTGGTCTCAGGTGAAGCATCCTTAAAATCCCTAAAGTCATAATCTAAATCATCAATGTGATCCAAACCGGAGCTTGATAATTCGGAGGGAGTCACGTATCAAAATCATGAATGAGGGTGAGAGATGAATTTATAAAGTTGGGGATGGTTAACCGAATCGGGCAGTTGTTAGTGAAATTGAAGTGGAAATCAGTTAAATGTTAGCTGGCTGTTTAAACTGGGAGCTAGTTAGGTTGTATCCCTACTGAGTTAATTGGGAAAAATGTTGTTATGTTAGTAATTAGTTTAATAGAATTCTATT from Lathyrus oleraceus cultivar Zhongwan6 chromosome 7, CAAS_Psat_ZW6_1.0, whole genome shotgun sequence encodes the following:
- the LOC127103803 gene encoding argininosuccinate lyase, chloroplastic, which codes for MKFSPLGACALAGTGLPIDRFMTSDALGFTAPMRNSIDAVSDRDFLLEFLSANAITAVHLSRLGEEWVLWASEEFGFITPSDSVSTGSSIMPQKKNPDPMELVRGKSGRVIGGLVTLLTACKGLPHAYNRDLQEDEEPVFDSVRAILGMLEVSAEFAMNITFNRERIQKSLPAGFPGATTLADYLVKKVSHINLAFSQ